The window GGTGGCTACCATGGGCATGCTCGGACCCTGCGCGTTCATTCTGGCCATGGATACCTTCGGCCCCATCACCGACAACGCCGGCGGCATCGTCGAGATGAGCGGCCAGCCGGAGGAAATTCGTATGAGGACGGATCGTTTGGATGCCGTCGGCAATACGACCAAGGCGCTCACCAAGGGATATGCGGTAGGCTCGGCGGGACTGGCGGCGTTTCTGCTGTTCGGCGCTTATCTCGACGAAGTGCATAATTACATGCCGGACTTTAAGCCCTCCATCAATCTGAACAAGCCGGAAGTTTTTGTCGGCGCCATGCTCGGCGCGGTGCTGGTGTTCCTGTTCTCCTCGCTGGCCATGAAAGCAGTGGGCTCCGCCGCCTATGCGATCATCAACAACGTGCGCGAGCAGTTCAAGCGCGACCCCGGCATCATGAAGGGAACCTCCAAGCCCAACTACGGCGAGTGCGTGGACATCGCCACACGCGCCGCGTTGCAGAAAATGATTGCCCCCGGCTTGCTCGTGGTGGGCATGACCATCGGCACGGGCCTGGCCTTCAAGTGGCTTTATTACGCGATGGGTCAGCCCGCCGAAGGAGCCACCGGCGCGGAGGTGATGGGCGGATTCCTGATGGTGGGAACCATCACCGGCATCCTCATGGCCCTGTTCCTCAACAACGGCGGCGGCGCCTGGGACAACGCCAAGAAGTATATCGAGATGGGCAACTACGGCGGCAAACGCTCCGACCCGCACAAGGCCGCGGTGGTTGGCGATACGGTGGGCGATCCCTGCAAGGACACCGCGGGCCCTTCGCTGCACGTGCTGATTAAATTGTTGGCCACCATCACGCTGGTGATGGCCCCGCTGTTCCTGTGATAAAGTGAAATCATGAAGCGACTTGCGACTGCTGAAAAAAGATCGTCAGTGAAACCTCTGACTGCTCGGAACAGGATTGGACATGCGCGCCTAGGCCATCTGCCTAGGTAGTGATCCTGCCTCTTGAGGACTATGAGCGCATGAGAGAAGACTTGGAAATGCTCTCCTCCAAGAATCTTCCGCGCCAGATCGAGAAAGCCCGGCTGGAAGCGCGCAAGGGGCAGACCATGACTCTCGCTGAGGTGAAGCGCAAGCTACAATTGTCCTGATCGGTAACATAGAGATTTATCGGGATTATCCCTCCACCGAACCGAACGTGCCGGCAATGTAATCGCGATGTAATGATGCCGTTCGTTTGTCATGCCATTGTTCAAGTTTCGGCACTCATTCTCTTAACTGAATTAGCCGACCCTGTTGACGTATAGTGGAACTCTCCATGTGTGTGTGGGGTCTTTTTCCGCGATTCTTGAGGTCCTGCAATGACAATTCGCTTCACCAACACCGCCGTTCGGAAACTTTCCCGCTCGATAAAAATATTCAGAAAAGAATCCTGGAAAAGCTGGAGTTTTACTGCTCACAGGACCAGCCCTTGCATTTTGCAGAACCTCTTGTCCATTCTCAGTTCGGCAAGTGGCGCTTTCGCGTCGGTGGGTATCGAGTGTTGTTCGACGTCGAGGCGGAGGAGATAGTAGTTCTCGCTGTGGGCCACCGGCGGGAAGTCTATCGCTAGGCGGGCAGTCGGCAGGAATCTAAAAACATCGTTTACTGTACGGTGATCACGGTCGTTTCGGTGCGGACCGCTTCTTTATTTCTTCTGATGGTGCGCACGTGCCGCACCTGCTTCACCTGCCAGGTGGTTGAGTCCATGACAAACTCGCCCTTGTCATCCAGACTCATTTGCTGAGATGGATCGGCACTGGCCGATTTACCGGCGGAGTCATACGACAGCGTGGGATCGTACTTTTTAGCAAACGCCACGCGCGTCTCGCCTGTTACCGCATTGGGCGGGCCGGGGGTGATCTCCATTTCTCCATCAAGCGTTCCCGTGGGGCCAAACGGGTTGAGCAGCGCGGACTTGATGCGCGTGGTATTGCCCGCTTCCAGCCGCAGCCCTGAGAGGCCAAAGAACAGGTCAATCTCCTTGCGCGCGGCGCTCAACAGCGTCTCCGGCGTAAGTGCTTTGGTTATCGCTTCGGCATTGCGCTGGCGAGTGGCGGCATCGGCGATTTTGGCGGTGGCCTGGGGAGCGAGCAGCGTCACAAACTCCTGTATCTTCGCCTTTAATTCCGACTCGTTCCGCAGCCCAAGATATTGACCCGTGGGATCAAGCTGAACCTGAAGCCTGAGATCAGCGAAAATTTTCTCCGCCATTTCGAAGATCGGGTCCGCCGGAGCCGCTCCGCCTTCTTTCGTTGCCACGCCCGCCTGCCATTCCAATTGCGTGCCGGTCGTGCTCTTGCGGACTACGCGAAGCGAGATGGGTGTGTGATAAGTCTTGCGCTGGGAGTTGTCTCTAGCATCATCGGATTGAATTTCAAGTTGCAGCGAGAGTTTTTGTCCCGGCTGGTAGCGCGGGTTAATGACGATTCCTTGAGCGGGAGTCACTTGAGCGGGGGGCCCCTGGGCGGCAGCCCAATCGACTGCAAACAGTGTGATGAAGGAGAGCGTGGCAATAAGGAGTCTCGTCTTCATCGGGATCCTTCCTGTAACATACGGCTGGCTAGTGCAGCGACGGCGACCATCGCCCGCACGTCATGCACGCGGACGATCTGCGCGCCGTTCATGATGCACTCCGCCACAACGGCGGCAGTGCCGCACAGCACTTCATCCGCGGCGGCCAAGCGTGCCGCGGCTCGATCATAGCTGTGTCCTGTCCGTACTTCGATGGTGCGGCGAATGAAGGATTTTCGCGAGGGGCCGGCGAGCAACGGGAATCCGAGTTTTCGCAGCCGGGGCAGGGCGGCGATCAACTCAAAATTCTGATCCATTGATTTGCCGAAACCGATTCCCGGATCGAGGGCGATCTGCTCTTTGTCCACTCCCGCCGCCAGCGCGGTGCGGACGGACCACTGCAGACCCTGCCGCACGCTGCGCACGATATCGCGGACTGGTGGAAGCAATTGCATGGTCTGCGGTGTTCCGCGAATGTGCATCAGAATCAAACCGGCGCGATGCTTGCGCGCCACCGCCGCCATGCCGGGATCAAGTCGCAGTCCGCTCACGTCATTGATGACCTGCGCGCCGGCACGAATGGCACGCTCGGCTACAGCGGACTTGTAAGTGTCGATGGAGATGGGGATGCGAAGCCCCTTGCTCCGCAGCGCTTCGATGACGGGGATTGTGCGGTCGAGCTCCTCTTCCGCAGGCACCGGCGTTGCTCCTGGACGGGTCGATTCGCCACCGATGTCGATGATCCCTGCGCCTTCCCGTTCTATCTCCAAACCGCGAGCTATGGCAGTTTTGCGATCGTAGAATGCTCCCTGATCCGCGAATGAATCCGGAGTGACGTTGAGTATCCCCATGACTAAGGTCTGGGTGGGATTTAGCCAGACTTTCGTTGTTCGGCGCATGATGTCTAGAAGGACCGGGGTAAAGTGAATGCGATGCGTGCTGCGTTGTGCGTGCGTCTCTGAGTGTGTTACGGAACAACTATCTCGACAGGAACGGCGACGGTCCCCCAATGTAAAACCATCTCCGCTTTTTTTCCATCAACCACGGGAAAATAGAATGCTAGAGTTTCCATGTGAGCGGCGGAGCGGGGTTTCACGGTGAGTCGAAGCGCGTCTTTCTCTTCGCCGGGATAGGGAATGTGGAAGACCGGATGGGCCTTGCTGAAGATCAATGTCCACTGGTCCGGTCCCGGGTTGGCCCAGATGGAATAGCCGCCGGCGGGAAGAGACTGGCCGTTGATTTTTACAGGTGTGGAAACCGTGATGCTAGTGGCGTCGTCCGCGCCGGGATTCCAGATTTTTCCATAGGGCACCAGCTTGCCGTAGAGTTCGCGCCCGCGCGCTACGGGGCGGCTGTACTGGATGGTGACTTTTGTTCCGGCAATTTGCTGGCTCACGGAGGCGAGCTGGCTGGGCTTGATTGGCTTCGCCGCGTCTTGGGATTCCGCCGTGGGTACAATCATCGCTGCGAGCAGGCTGAAGAGTACGCAAATGAGAGAACCTGGATTTATCGCCACCGCCGTCGTCCCCCTTCCTGCCACAACATCTTAATGATATCGATTTGGCTGGTAAATCTCCATCTTGGTTCTGGAATGTCCTGGAGGGCGGCGTAAAAGCTGAAGGCCCCGCGGCATGATACTGGGGGCCTTCGCAGTTGAATTCGTGAATGTGTCCGCGCAGATTCCAAAAACCGCTCAAGCGTGGGCGGGGCTATCGCCTTCCGCCAGTCTGGGAGGCAGTTCCGGTTTCAGGACTTTCTGTGTTTCGCGGCGCTCCTCGGGCGGCTGGCCGGGAATTACCACCGCGGGTAGCGGCTGTCCCGCAATCAGCAAATTCACTTCACGGGCATCCAGCACTTCCCGCTCCAGCAGCGCTTCGGCGATGCGGGTGAGCGCGTCGCCCTTTTCGGTAACAATCGCCTTCGCCTTTTCATAGCCATCGTTGATGAAGCGGCTTATCTCCTGATCAATGCGTATCGCGGTTGCTTCGCTATAGTCGCGGTGCTGGGAAATCTCGCGCCCCAGGAATATCTGCTCTTCCTTGGCGCCATAGGTCAGCGGACCCAGCTCGCTCATGCCCCACTCGCAGACCATGCGGCGAGCCAGTTCCGTAGCCTGTTCAATATCATTGCCTGCGCCGGTGGTTGACTGCTTGAGGAACACTTCCTCGGCGCAGCGGCCTCCCATCATGACGGCGATGCGGCTCTCGAGGTAGTCCTTCGAGTAATTATGTTTGTCATCCTCGGGAAGCTGCATGGTAACGCCCAGCGCCATGCCGCGCGGAATAATAGTTACCTTGTGCAACGGATCGGAGTTCGGCACAATGGCCGCGACCAGCGCGTGGCCAGCCTCATGGAAGGCGGTGGTTTTCTTCTCGTCTTCGCTGATGATCATGGAGCGGCGCTCGGCACCCATCATCACTTTATCCTTGGCGCGCTCGAAATCGGCCATGATGACGCTCTTGCGAGCCGCGCGAGCGGCCAACAATGCTGCTTCATTCACCAGATTAGCCAGGTCCGCCCCCGAAAATCCGGGAGTTCCGCGGGCGATCACGCTGAGGTTCACATCTTCGGCGAGCGGAATCTTCTTAGTGTGAACCTGGAGAATCCCGGTCCGGCCATTCACGTCCGGGCGCGGCACGACTACGCGGCGGTCAAAACGACCGGGCCGCAGCAGCGCCGGGTCGAGTACATCCGGGCGGTTGGTGGCGGCGACGAGAATCACGCCCTCATTGGATTCGAATCCGTCCATCTCGACGAGCAGTTGGTTGAGGGTTTGCTCACGCTCGTCGTGTCCGCCGCCGAGGCCTGCTCCACGATGACGACCGACCGCGTCAATTTCATCGATGAAAACAATGCAAGGGGCATGTTTCTTGCCTTGGTCGAAAAGATCGCGCACGCGGCTGGCGCCCACGCCGACAAACATCTCGACGAAGTCCGATCCGCTGATGGAGAAGAACGGGACGTTCGCTTCTCCAGCGATAGCGCGGGCCATGAGCGTTTTGCCCGTGCCGGGAGGGCCTACCAGCAGCACGCCTTTGGGGATGCGGCCGCCGAGCTTCTGGAATTTCTGCGGATCGCGCAGGAACTCAATGATCTCCTGCAACTCTTCCTTAGCCTCATCGGCGCCGGCCACGTCCTTGAAAGTGATCTTCTTCTGTTGCGAGGAGAGCAGGCGCGCGCGGCTTTTGCCGAACGAAAGCGCCTTATTTCCACCCGACTGCATCTGGCGCATCATGAATATCCAAATGCCGATGAAGAAGAGGATGGGAGCCGCCTGCACGACCCAACTGACCCAGGCGGCGGACGAAGTTTCCTTGACCGAAATGACGACTCCCTTTTCGCGCAGGATCTTGATCATGTCGGGGTAATCGGGTGGCGCGACACTCTTCAGGCGGACGGCGTCCTTCCTGTATTCACCCCGAATTTCGTTGTCGGCGTAGAGGGTAATCTGGCTGACGTTGCCCTGTTCCGCCTGATTCATGAACTCGGAGAATGAGATTTCCCGTTCTCGATCGGGCATGCCGGGGCGGACCACTTGCCAAAGGGCCAGACCCGTAACGATCAGTACGACCCAAAAAACAACAGTCTTGACGGTCGAATTCAATTGCCTACCCTACCTCTCTTAAACCTTTTGCAATTCCAGAAAACCGCCTTCGGGTCGGACACTCCTATGCTGCTTATCGTGCAGGGAGAGTCGCCAAATAAGGCAGATTCCGGTACAGGCTTTCATGCTCCAGCCCGTAGCCAACCAAGGATTCGCCTTTCCAGGCAAATCCAACATAATCTATGCGCAGCGGCACCCGGCGGTGATCTTCCCGGTTAATCAGCACGGCGGTCTTCACCGATCGGGGGTGCTCCATTTGCAACTGCTGTACCAGGTGATCCAGCGTTATGCCGCTAGCCACCACGGTGTCCACCAGCAAGACATTTTGGCCTGCGATCTTCCCCGGCGAACTATAGGCAATCTGCTTAATTAAAATGCCTGCTTCGCTCCGGTCTGCCGCGTCCATTTTGACGAAATGGCAGTGAACGGGAAGGCTGATCCGGCGGACCAGATCAGCGAAGAACAGAAAAGCAGAATCGAGGATGCCGATGGCATGGATGATCTCGCCCGCGTAGTCGCGGGATATCTCCTGAGCCAAGGCTCGCACTCGGACCTGAATTTGTTCTTCGGAAAAGGCCGTCTTCAAAAACTACTCCTCTATATTAGTGGCGCTCGGCCCTTGCGGTGCTTTTTGCTGAACTACTTTACTGAACTACGTTCTTGAATCACGCTGATTCGCAGCGCTTGCTTGCTTTTCGGCTGAGGCGGAAATTCCACTCCAGCGCCGAAGTCCAGAGACCAGACAATCTGACCGCACGATTCCAGCACCGGCCAAGTGGCCCTTGCCTGGATTGGAACCCGATGACGTTGAAATAGTTCCTTCAACTTCCTCGGTTTCGTGCGACCTACTGGCTGGTAGGCGTCCCCTGGGCGCCAGTTGCGCAGCACCAAGGGAGATTCAACTAGCTTGTAATCCAACAGGGTAACACCCTCTCTATTATAAGCCTCCCAATCGCCAGCGAGTTCAATAAAATCAATCACCCCTGTCATCCCAGTTCCGGGAATTTCAAAAGACATCGGAACAGAGACAGTAATGCAATAGTTCCAGGTCGCTGGTTGCTCATTTTCAGCGGCCGGGGCTCGGTCTGCTTCAAGTATTAGATGCAAAAAAGTCTTTCTCGCTTTAATGCCGGAGGGCAAAGACAGGGGTTTCTTTCGATGGGCGACAGGTGCGGAGACCCGGTCAGAGGGCATCCTCTGGGGATGCCTCGACGTTGACCAGTGATACAGACTTTGAATCTGAAGGAAATCGGGGGTCTCGGCCTGCCCCTCTGACGCCACTGTTGAAATCGCCAGGCGCTTCGCCTGGATGCTAATTTGGCCGATGGCCCACCGAAGCAAGCGACAGGCGGCGGCTTTGGGCATTCGCTTCAGCGCGTGAATATCAATTTCCGCACGGCTGCCATTCATCCGAACGCAGCGTTTCGCCAGGGCCGGCAAATAGCGATCCCAGAACTGCTCGTCCTGCAGCGCCAGTCTGGCGGTTTGCGCCAGAGTCTCGACAATATTGGGATTCATCTCGGCTAGGGCGGGAAGAATCTTGAGGCGGACCACATTGCGGCGGAATTGCAAGCTTTGATTGCTCAAGTCCTCACGCCAAGCTACTCCTTGGTTGGAGAGCCACGTGCGAAGTTGTTGACCGTGAATCTCGATCAGCGGACGAATGATCCCTCTGGCGAGAATGGGGCGAATAGCGGTAAGGCCTCGGCTTCCTGTGCCGCGCAGCAGGCGCAACAGGACTGTTTCGGCCTGGTCGTCTAAGGTATGCCCAGTGGCCACGCGGTGCGCGCGGCCAGTGGCCAGCAGGGAACGCAGAAATTCATAGCGCAGTTTGCGGGCCGTAGCTTCGAGATTGGCTCCCCATCGACCCGCAATGCCGCCAACGTCAGCTCGGCCAGAGAAGAACTCGATGCCATGATGTGCCGCCAAGGCACGCACAAACTGCTCATCCGCATCGGAGTCGGAGGCGCGCAGTTGGTGA is drawn from Acidobacteriota bacterium and contains these coding sequences:
- the tilS gene encoding tRNA lysidine(34) synthetase TilS encodes the protein MPPQSISYKKRMGLLEQQALRTIEEHGMILPGERVAVACSGGADSTALLTLLVGLSRKLGCVVSVAHFNHQLRASDSDADEQFVRALAAHHGIEFFSGRADVGGIAGRWGANLEATARKLRYEFLRSLLATGRAHRVATGHTLDDQAETVLLRLLRGTGSRGLTAIRPILARGIIRPLIEIHGQQLRTWLSNQGVAWREDLSNQSLQFRRNVVRLKILPALAEMNPNIVETLAQTARLALQDEQFWDRYLPALAKRCVRMNGSRAEIDIHALKRMPKAAACRLLRWAIGQISIQAKRLAISTVASEGQAETPDFLQIQSLYHWSTSRHPQRMPSDRVSAPVAHRKKPLSLPSGIKARKTFLHLILEADRAPAAENEQPATWNYCITVSVPMSFEIPGTGMTGVIDFIELAGDWEAYNREGVTLLDYKLVESPLVLRNWRPGDAYQPVGRTKPRKLKELFQRHRVPIQARATWPVLESCGQIVWSLDFGAGVEFPPQPKSKQALRISVIQERSSVK
- a CDS encoding ATP-dependent metallopeptidase FtsH/Yme1/Tma family protein, which codes for MNSTVKTVVFWVVLIVTGLALWQVVRPGMPDREREISFSEFMNQAEQGNVSQITLYADNEIRGEYRKDAVRLKSVAPPDYPDMIKILREKGVVISVKETSSAAWVSWVVQAAPILFFIGIWIFMMRQMQSGGNKALSFGKSRARLLSSQQKKITFKDVAGADEAKEELQEIIEFLRDPQKFQKLGGRIPKGVLLVGPPGTGKTLMARAIAGEANVPFFSISGSDFVEMFVGVGASRVRDLFDQGKKHAPCIVFIDEIDAVGRHRGAGLGGGHDEREQTLNQLLVEMDGFESNEGVILVAATNRPDVLDPALLRPGRFDRRVVVPRPDVNGRTGILQVHTKKIPLAEDVNLSVIARGTPGFSGADLANLVNEAALLAARAARKSVIMADFERAKDKVMMGAERRSMIISEDEKKTTAFHEAGHALVAAIVPNSDPLHKVTIIPRGMALGVTMQLPEDDKHNYSKDYLESRIAVMMGGRCAEEVFLKQSTTGAGNDIEQATELARRMVCEWGMSELGPLTYGAKEEQIFLGREISQHRDYSEATAIRIDQEISRFINDGYEKAKAIVTEKGDALTRIAEALLEREVLDAREVNLLIAGQPLPAVVIPGQPPEERRETQKVLKPELPPRLAEGDSPAHA
- a CDS encoding hypoxanthine phosphoribosyltransferase, whose amino-acid sequence is MKTAFSEEQIQVRVRALAQEISRDYAGEIIHAIGILDSAFLFFADLVRRISLPVHCHFVKMDAADRSEAGILIKQIAYSSPGKIAGQNVLLVDTVVASGITLDHLVQQLQMEHPRSVKTAVLINREDHRRVPLRIDYVGFAWKGESLVGYGLEHESLYRNLPYLATLPAR
- a CDS encoding DUF2911 domain-containing protein, which encodes MAINPGSLICVLFSLLAAMIVPTAESQDAAKPIKPSQLASVSQQIAGTKVTIQYSRPVARGRELYGKLVPYGKIWNPGADDATSITVSTPVKINGQSLPAGGYSIWANPGPDQWTLIFSKAHPVFHIPYPGEEKDALRLTVKPRSAAHMETLAFYFPVVDGKKAEMVLHWGTVAVPVEIVVP
- a CDS encoding type II toxin-antitoxin system RelE/ParE family toxin, which codes for MELSMCVWGLFPRFLRSCNDNSLHQHRRSETFPLDKNIQKRILEKLEFYCSQDQPLHFAEPLVHSQFGKWRFRVGGYRVLFDVEAEEIVVLAVGHRREVYR
- the folP gene encoding dihydropteroate synthase yields the protein MRRTTKVWLNPTQTLVMGILNVTPDSFADQGAFYDRKTAIARGLEIEREGAGIIDIGGESTRPGATPVPAEEELDRTIPVIEALRSKGLRIPISIDTYKSAVAERAIRAGAQVINDVSGLRLDPGMAAVARKHRAGLILMHIRGTPQTMQLLPPVRDIVRSVRQGLQWSVRTALAAGVDKEQIALDPGIGFGKSMDQNFELIAALPRLRKLGFPLLAGPSRKSFIRRTIEVRTGHSYDRAAARLAAADEVLCGTAAVVAECIMNGAQIVRVHDVRAMVAVAALASRMLQEGSR